A window from Mustela erminea isolate mMusErm1 chromosome 17, mMusErm1.Pri, whole genome shotgun sequence encodes these proteins:
- the CR2 gene encoding LOW QUALITY PROTEIN: complement receptor type 2 (The sequence of the model RefSeq protein was modified relative to this genomic sequence to represent the inferred CDS: inserted 1 base in 1 codon; deleted 1 base in 1 codon): MGAAGLLCVFLAVIAPGVLGQCKPLPRYHFAKPKVKSDQSEFAVGTSWEYECLPGYIKRSFFITCLKTSKWSDAQDFCKRKSCTSPGELPHGSVLIPTGVMLGSTITFSCDQGYRLFGVSSATCIISDNTVTWDNDMPFCESIPCGPPPAISNGDFYSSSREDFFYGMVVTYKCHTGPNGKKLFDLVGQKSIYCTSKDNRVGIWSGPAPQCILPVKCPIPEVENGIMESGVGRSFSLNDAVMFRCKPGFTMKGSHIVWCQSNSKWNPPLPKCFKGCLPPPHINHGSYNILDKEFFPIGQEVSYSCDPGYTLIGTNPIQCTSLGAWSYAAPECEAKSCDAIPNQLLNGHVVTPPNLQLGAVVSFVCDKGYRLSGQSSSQCVSEGMRVFWNNTFPVCERISCGPPPPIKNGRNSYSSGPIYLNTVVRYSCVGAFRLIGERSLFCISKDQVKGIWDKAAPVCELYNRNSFCSEPIVPGGYRDKKSRPPYRHGDSVTFTCNTNFTMKGNKSVWCQANKTWGPTPLPTCESDFPQECPPLPAISNGSHTGEGFGPFAPGLSVTYSCEPGYLLVGEKTIRCLSSGKWNAVIPTCKEAECEPPGPFLNGRIKSPPSLRVGATVNFDCNEGYRLQGQPSSQCVIVGQQASWTRMPECKEILCPPPPSILNGRPTGSSSGNIPYGSTVTYTCDPDPEKGVSYNLIGKKTIHCITNSQKTGIWSDPAPSCELSSSAVRCPPPQILRGQISSGQKEQYSYNDTVVFSCSYGFTLKGSKAIRCTARGTWEPLAPVCEKECQAPPKILNGQKEDGHMVRFDPGTSIKYSCDPGYVLVGKESIHCTPEGVWTPTAPQCKVAECEPVEEPVFNKPQDQFIRPDVNPSCDKGYRLGGSVYQKCQGAIPWFMENRLCEEITCPPPPAISDGTHTGSSSEYVPYGTTVTYTCNPGPESGVEFNLIGESTIHCTSNDQERGIWSGSAPVCKLSLPAVQCVPAQVENGYKTSGKEAPYFYNDSVTFKCHHGFTLKGSSQIRCKADGTWDPKIPVCEKGCQPPVGLHHGRHTGGNRVLFVSGMAVDYTCDPGYLLVGNKSIHCMPSGNWSPSPPRCEEAPCQPVREDFQEPPIHSHVIPVNTSCQDGYQLTGHTYQKCQDAENRVWFQKIPLCKVIHCQPPPTIDNGRPSGMMAEPFLYGNEVSYECDQGFSLLGEKNIRCLSDSDGHGSWTEPLPKCLKSPPIIHCPSPEVKHGYQLNKTRSSYSHNDTIYVACNPGFIMNGSHVIKCHTNNKWVPGVPTCIKKAFLGCQPPLKIPNGNHTGGDIARFSPGMSVLYSCDQGYLLVGEALLLCTHEGTWSQSAPYCKEVNCSSPEYMNGIQKGLEPGKMYQYGAVVTLECEEGYTXEGSPQSQCQDDQGWNPPLAVCRSPASLAPLLSGLSAGSVLLVFLIGVTLCTILKHRERNYYTNRIPKEGDLHLETREVYSIDPYNPAS; the protein is encoded by the exons CATTCTTTATCACCTGCCTAAAGACCTCCAAGTGGTCAGATGCTCAGGATTTCTGTAAAC GTAAATCATGTACAAGTCCTGGAGAACTCCCCCATGGCTCTGTCCTCATACCCACGGGTGTCATGCTTGGGTCAACAATTACATTTTCTTGTGATCAAGG ATATCGACTTTTTGGTGTTTCATCTGCTACATGTATTATCTCAGACAATACTGTAACCTGGGATAACGACATGCCTTTTTGTGAAT CTATTCCTTGTGGGCCACCCCCAGCCATCTCCAATGGGGACTTTTACAGCAGCAGTAGAGAGGACTTTTTCTATGGAATGGTGGTGACTTATAAGTgccacactggaccaaatggaaaAAAGCTGTTTGACCTTGTGGGTCAGAAGTCAATATATTGTACCAGCAAAGACAATCGAGTTGGCATCTGGAGTGGCCCTGCCCCTCAGTGTATTCTTCCAGTCAAATGCCCAATTCCAGAAGTTGAAAATGGAATTATGGAATCTGGAGTTGGAcgttcattttctttaaatgatgcTGTGATGTTTAGGTGTAAGCCTGGCTTTACCATGAAAGGCAGCCACATAGTATGGTGCCAATCAAACAGCAAATGGAATCCTCCACTGCCAAAGTGCTTTAAGG GGTGTCTACCACCTCCACATATCAACCATGGTAGTTATAACATCTTGGATAAGGAATTCTTTCCAATTGGACAGGAAGTATCCTACAGCTGTGACCCTGGCTATACCCTCATTGGAACTAACCCTATCCAGTGTACATCCTTGGGAGCCTGGAGCTATGCAGCCCCTGAATGTGAAG cAAAATCATGCGATGCCATTCCAAACCAACTTCTCAATGGCCATGTGGTGACTCCTCCTAATCTCCAGCTTGGGGCAgtggtttcatttgtttgtgaTAAGGG GTACCGATTAAGTGGCCAATCTTCTAGTCAGTGTGTCTCAGAAGGAATGAGAGTATTCTGGAATAATACATTTCCTGTCTGTGAAC GGATTTCTTGTGGCCCTCCTCCTCCTATCAAAAATGGTCGGAATAGTTATTCTTCTGGTCCCATATATCTTAACACTGTGGTAAGGTACTCTTGTGTAGGTGCCTTCCGCCTCATTGGAGAAAGAAGCCTTTTTTGTATAAGTAAAGACCAAGTGAAAGGAATCTGGGATAAAGCTGCTCCTGTATGTGAATTGTATAATAGAAATTCTTTCTGCTCTGAGCCCATAGTACCGGGAGGATACAGAGATAAAAAATCTAGACCACCATACAGACATGGTGATTCTGTGACATTTACCTGTAATACCAACTTCACCATGAAAGGAAACAAATCTGTTTGGTGCCAAGCAAATAAAACCTGGGGGCCAACACCACTACCCACCTGTGAGAGTg ATTTCCCCCAGGAGTGCCCACCGCTTCCTGCCATCTCCAATGGATCTCACACAGGGGAGGGGTTTGGCCCCTTTGCCCCAGGATTATCTGTGACTTATAGCTGTGAACCTGGTTACTTGCTTGTTGGAGAAAAGACCATTAGATGTTTGTCTTCAGGAAAGTGGAATGCTGTTATTCCCACATGTAAAG AGGCAGAGTGTGAACCCCCAGGACCATTTCTCAATGGACGGATAAAGAGCCCTCCAAGTCTTCGGGTCGGTGCAACTGTGAACTTTGACTGTAATGAAGG GTATCGGTTACAAGGCCAACCTTCCAGTCAATGTGTAATTGTTGGACAGCAGGCTTCTTGGACCAGGATGCCAGAATGCAAAG AAATTCTGTGCCCGCCACCTCCTTCTATTCTCAATGGAAGACCTACAGGAAGCTCTTCAGGGAATATTCCATACGGAAGCACAGTCACTTATACCTGTGACCCAGACCCAGAGAAAGGAGTGAGCTACAACCTTATTGGGAAGAAGACTATCCATTGTATCACCAACAGTCAGAAGACTGGGATCTGGAGTGACCCTGCCCCAAGCTGTGAACTTTCTAGTTCTGCAGTTCGGTGTCCACCTCCCCAGATCCTAAGAGGCCAAATATCATCTGGGCAGAAAGAACAATATTCCTATAATGACACTGTGGTATTTTCTTGCTCATATGGCTTCACCCTGAAAGGCAGCAAGGCAATCCGATGTACTGCCCGAGGCACATGGGAGCCATTGGCACCAGTCTGTGAAAAGG agtGCCAAGCCCCTCCTAAAATCCTCAACGGGCAGAAGGAAGATGGACACATGGTCCGCTTTGACCCAGGAACATCTATAAAGTACAGCTGTGATCCTGGCTATGTGCTCGTGGGGAAAGAATCCATCCACTGCACCCCTGAGGGGGTGTGGACACCCACTGCCCCCCAGTGCAAAG TGGCAGAGTGTGAACCTGTAGAAGAGCCAGTCTTTAACAAACCGCAGGATCAATTTATTAGACCAGATGTTAACCCTTCTTGCGATAAAGG GTACCGGTTAGGTGGGAGTGTTTATCAGAAGTGCCAAGGTGCGATTCCTTGGTTTATGGAGAATCGTCTATGTGAAG AAATCACCTGCCCACCGCCTCCTGCTATCTCTGATGGGACACACACAGGGAGTTCCTCAGAATATGTTCCATACGGAACCACGGTCACCTACACATGCAACCCTGGGCCAGAGAGCGGAGTGGAATTCAACCTCATTGGGGAGAGTACCATCCATTGTACAAGCAATGACCAAGAGAGGGGCATCTGGAGTGGCTCTGCTCCTGTCTGCAAACTTTCCCTCCCTGCTGTTCAGTGTGTACCTGCCCAGGTGGAAAATGGATACAAGACTTCTGGGAAGGAAGCCCCATACTTCTATAATGACAGTGTGACATTCAAGTGTCATCATGGATTTACTTTGAAGGGCAGCAGTCAGATTCGTTGCAAAGCTGATGGCACCTGGGATCCTAAAATACCAGTTTGTGAAAAAG GCTGCCAGCCACCTGTTGGGCTCCATCATGGTCGGCATACAGGTGGAAATAGGGTCCTCTTTGTCTCTGGGATGGCTGTAGACTACACCTGTGACCCTGGCTACTTGCTTGTGGGAAACAAATCCATTCACTGTATGCCTTCAGGAAATTGGAGTCCTTCTCCCCCTCGGTGTGAAG AAGCACCATGTCAACCTGTGAGAGAAGATTTTCAAGAGCCTCCCATTCATTCACATGTGATACCAGTTAATACATCCTGTCAAGATGG GTACCAGTTGACTGGACATACTTATCAGAAGTGTCAAGATGCTGAGAATAGGGTTTGGTTCCAAAAGATTCCACTTTGTAAAg TAATTCACTGTCAGCCTCCACCCACGATTGACAATGGAAGGCCCAGCGGCATGATGGCAGAACCCTTTCTATATGGAAATGAAGTCTCTTATGAATGTGACCAAGGATTCTCTCTTTTGGGAGAGAAAAATATACGATGCCTAAGTGATTCTGATGGACATGGATCTTGGACTGAACCTCTCCCAAAGTGCTTAAAATCTCCTCCTATAATTCACTGCCCTAGCCCAGAAGTCAAACATGGGTACCAGCTCAACAAAACTCGTTCTTCATATTCCCACAATGATACAATATATGTCGCCTGCAATCCTGGCTTCATCATGAACGGCAGTCACGTGATTAAATGTCATACCAATAACAAATGGGTGCCAGGTGTACCGACTTGTATCAAAAAGG CTTTCTTAGGATGTCAGCCTCCACTTAAGATACCCAATGGAAATCATACTGGTGGAGATATAGCTCGATTCTCTCCTGGAATGTCAGTCCTGTACAGCTGTGACCAAGGCTACCTGCTTGTGGGAGAGGCACTCCTTCTTTGCACACATGAGGGAACCTGGAGCCAATCTGCCCCTTATTGTAAAG AGGTAAACTGTAGCTCCCCAGAGTATATGAATGGAATCCAGAAGGGTCTGGAGCCTGGGAAAATGTATCAGTATGGTGCA GTCGTCACTCTGGAGTGTGAAGAGGGGTATA CTGAAGGCAGTCCCCAGAGCCAGTGTCAGGACGATCAGGGATGGAACCCACCCCTGGCTGTCTGCAGATCACCAG CCTCACTTGCTCCTCTTCTTAGTG GTCTTTCTGCAGGTTCAGTACTTCTTGTATTCTTGATTGGTGTCACCTTATGCACAATATTAAAACACAGAGAACG CAATTATTATACAAATCGAATCCCTAAAGAAGGAGATCTTCATTTAGAAACACGGGAAGTATACTCTATTGATCCATACAACCCAGCAAGCTAA